The proteins below are encoded in one region of Aquisalimonas asiatica:
- a CDS encoding ComF family protein, which translates to MDSVYRITQWIAAALLPPTCLCCGRPGAAGLDLCAGCYRDLPRNRHACHGCAAPVAAGVHLCGHCQTHADHCNAVIAPWRYEAPIDGLIQALKFHGQLPAGQLLGALLARELVQRHPPTVDAIIPMPAHPRRLRERGFNQAAEIARAISAATGIPVRHHWLLRRRHTRPQTGLGRTHRERNLLGAFTAHPAVAGCRLALVDDVVTTGSTSTEAAQALKRAGASDVVTWAVARAALQL; encoded by the coding sequence ATGGATTCGGTTTACAGGATCACACAATGGATTGCCGCGGCGCTGCTGCCACCCACCTGCCTGTGCTGCGGCAGGCCGGGCGCCGCCGGGCTCGACCTGTGCGCGGGCTGCTACCGGGACCTGCCCCGGAACCGCCACGCCTGTCACGGCTGCGCCGCTCCGGTCGCGGCCGGCGTTCACCTGTGCGGGCATTGCCAGACGCACGCCGACCACTGCAATGCGGTGATCGCACCGTGGCGCTACGAAGCCCCCATCGACGGCCTCATTCAGGCGCTAAAGTTTCACGGCCAGCTGCCGGCAGGTCAGTTGCTCGGCGCACTGCTCGCCCGTGAGCTGGTACAACGGCACCCCCCGACAGTGGATGCCATCATCCCCATGCCGGCACACCCGCGTCGCCTGCGGGAACGCGGCTTCAACCAGGCCGCGGAGATCGCGCGGGCAATCAGTGCCGCAACCGGTATCCCGGTACGCCACCACTGGCTCCTCCGCCGGCGACATACGCGACCGCAAACAGGACTGGGCCGGACACACCGGGAACGCAACCTGCTGGGCGCGTTCACCGCACACCCGGCCGTGGCCGGGTGCCGGCTCGCCCTGGTGGACGACGTGGTCACCACCGGCAGCACCTCGACGGAAGCGGCGCAGGCGCTGAAGCGCGCCGGCGCAAGCGACGTCGTGACATGGGCGGTGGCGCGTGCGGCGCTACAGCTGTAG
- the bioD gene encoding dethiobiotin synthase: MAGLFVTGTDTEVGKTVVGCSLLAGLNALGVSTAAMKPVASGCERTANGLRNEDALALMEVASVRHGYDRVNPVALEPAIAPHLAAIEAGITVDVPGLAAAARALAAEADLLLVEGAGGWRVPLTGSVGFADLAAALGYPVVLVVAVRLGCINHALLTAEAVQRDGLHLAGWVANIMNPQEPRLEQQLETLRTRLPAPCLGTLPWAPEASAADRARHLDCTFIAPGRCR; the protein is encoded by the coding sequence GTGGCGGGCCTGTTTGTCACCGGTACGGATACCGAGGTGGGCAAGACGGTCGTCGGCTGCAGCCTGCTGGCGGGATTGAATGCCCTCGGGGTGAGCACGGCGGCCATGAAGCCGGTCGCCTCGGGGTGTGAGCGCACCGCCAATGGGCTGCGCAACGAGGACGCGCTCGCGCTCATGGAGGTGGCGTCGGTCCGGCACGGCTACGACCGGGTCAATCCCGTGGCCCTGGAGCCCGCCATCGCGCCCCATCTGGCGGCAATCGAAGCGGGCATCACTGTGGATGTCCCCGGTCTCGCTGCCGCGGCCCGCGCGCTTGCGGCGGAGGCCGACCTGCTGCTCGTGGAGGGCGCCGGGGGGTGGCGGGTGCCGCTCACCGGGAGTGTCGGGTTCGCCGATCTGGCGGCTGCGCTCGGCTACCCCGTGGTGCTGGTGGTGGCGGTGCGCCTGGGCTGCATCAATCACGCGCTGCTGACGGCGGAAGCCGTGCAACGCGACGGCCTGCACCTGGCCGGCTGGGTGGCCAACATCATGAACCCGCAGGAGCCCCGGCTCGAACAACAGCTCGAGACGTTGCGCACGCGCCTGCCGGCCCCCTGTCTCGGTACCCTGCCCTGGGCGCCGGAGGCGAGCGCCGCGGACCGGGCACGCCATCTGGATTGCACGTTCATCGCCCCGGGGCGGTGTCGGTAA
- a CDS encoding DUF2244 domain-containing protein — MAVTRSESAEQTRLFELRPNAGIYWRQTLVIFLMLSTVCLLVGVAFALAGFWPILPLAGLEVIALGAALYYSARRGDYREVIRVSPGRVRIEKGRRQPEQTWEFDRAWSAAELQRSPLRWYPARLVIRSGGDQVECGAFLTDEERESLARELLDCIGPMAARGAHPSSGTGPGATQ; from the coding sequence ATGGCTGTGACCCGAAGCGAATCGGCCGAGCAGACGCGTTTATTTGAGCTGCGTCCCAATGCCGGCATCTATTGGCGGCAAACCCTGGTGATCTTCCTGATGCTCTCCACGGTTTGCCTGCTCGTCGGTGTCGCGTTCGCGCTAGCGGGCTTCTGGCCCATCTTGCCTCTGGCCGGGCTGGAGGTGATCGCTCTGGGGGCGGCGCTGTACTACTCTGCGCGCCGGGGGGATTACCGCGAAGTCATTCGCGTCAGTCCCGGTCGGGTGCGGATCGAAAAAGGGCGGCGTCAGCCCGAGCAGACCTGGGAGTTCGATCGCGCCTGGTCTGCCGCGGAACTGCAGCGCTCGCCGCTGCGTTGGTACCCCGCCCGCCTGGTCATCAGGTCGGGCGGTGATCAGGTCGAGTGCGGCGCGTTTCTTACCGACGAGGAACGCGAAAGCCTCGCAAGAGAACTTCTGGACTGTATCGGTCCCATGGCCGCCCGCGGGGCACACCCGTCTTCCGGGACGGGGCCGGGGGCAACTCAATAA
- the ybiO gene encoding mechanosensitive channel protein has protein sequence MLLNPFRGGLYGLLTAVLALALIAGPALAGASDDGGGQSEAQRLADILEDDEARERLISELRGAAGDAGEAPEPADDGEAASLPRQVADFTQGIAEGFVSEFREAGAVLGGIRFDETGAGLAALGPVALELGLVIVAAIAAFLVLRRLARPLFARASAWAQSGAQTGGMGLLRRAVAVIGAAIVDLIVIVLAYLVGYALALFVLGEPGAMDMRQALFLNAFLLIEVFKALIRIIFASRDDGLRLLPMQAEEAAYWNLWLARLAGFIGYGLMVVVPIINADLAVELGRVVAVLIMAAAFLYALSIIMQNRQRVRERLEERASAAEMAFTRTLLQMLGRSWHLFAIAYFAALALATLVRPEDALPFMVQATVQTLVAAGGGLFLSVLLTQVIGRRIHVPAETRVRFPSLEERLNAFVPTTLKIVRGVILVTVLALVLDAWAIFDLGAWLASEAGAGTLATAVTVALILAFAVAVWIGVASWIEQRLNPDARGTEPGAREKTLLAIFRNAFAIILITMTAMIVLSEIGINIGPLIAGAGVLGLAVGFGAQKLVQDVITGVFIQLENAINTGDFVTAGGMSGTVEKLTIRSMGLRDLAGTYHMVPFSSVDAVSNFMRDYGYHLGDYEVAYREDTDQVIEHLQNAFDELMQDEEQSKVILGDLEVFGVTAFNDSSVGVRVRIKTVPGMQWAVGRAYNRLVKRHLDAADIEIPYPHMTLYFGQEKDGSAPPAQVRMLDGSRREKPVQDAGSGATGKPAGDRQPGAKPTDDGENE, from the coding sequence ATGCTGTTGAACCCGTTCCGTGGGGGCCTGTACGGCCTGTTGACTGCCGTGCTGGCACTGGCGTTGATCGCCGGGCCGGCGCTGGCCGGTGCGTCCGATGATGGGGGCGGACAGAGTGAAGCCCAGCGGCTCGCCGATATCCTCGAGGATGACGAGGCCAGGGAGCGGCTGATCAGCGAGCTGCGGGGTGCGGCGGGAGACGCCGGTGAAGCGCCGGAGCCGGCCGATGACGGGGAGGCCGCCTCCCTGCCGCGGCAGGTCGCCGACTTCACCCAGGGCATCGCCGAGGGGTTCGTCTCCGAATTCCGCGAGGCGGGGGCCGTACTCGGCGGCATCCGGTTCGACGAGACGGGCGCCGGACTGGCGGCCCTGGGGCCGGTGGCGCTGGAGCTGGGGCTGGTGATCGTTGCGGCCATTGCCGCATTCCTGGTGTTGCGCCGGTTGGCCAGGCCGCTGTTCGCCCGTGCCAGCGCCTGGGCGCAATCCGGCGCGCAGACCGGCGGCATGGGGCTGCTGCGCCGGGCGGTGGCCGTGATCGGGGCGGCCATCGTCGACCTCATCGTCATTGTTCTGGCCTATCTCGTGGGCTATGCCCTGGCGCTGTTCGTGCTGGGCGAGCCCGGCGCCATGGATATGCGCCAGGCACTGTTCCTGAACGCATTCCTGCTCATCGAGGTGTTCAAGGCCTTGATCCGCATCATCTTCGCCTCCCGGGATGATGGCCTGCGGCTGCTGCCCATGCAGGCGGAGGAGGCGGCGTACTGGAATCTCTGGCTGGCCCGCCTCGCCGGCTTCATCGGCTACGGCCTCATGGTGGTGGTGCCGATCATCAACGCCGACCTGGCCGTGGAGCTGGGCCGCGTTGTGGCGGTGCTGATCATGGCGGCGGCGTTCCTGTACGCCCTGTCCATCATCATGCAGAACCGCCAGCGGGTGAGAGAGCGTCTGGAAGAGCGGGCCTCCGCGGCCGAGATGGCGTTCACGCGCACGCTTCTGCAGATGCTGGGGCGCTCCTGGCACCTGTTCGCCATCGCCTACTTTGCCGCGCTGGCGCTGGCGACGCTGGTGCGCCCGGAAGACGCGCTGCCGTTCATGGTCCAGGCCACGGTACAGACCCTGGTCGCGGCTGGTGGCGGGCTGTTCCTGTCGGTGCTGCTGACGCAGGTGATCGGCCGTCGCATCCACGTGCCCGCCGAGACCCGGGTGCGGTTCCCGTCCCTGGAGGAGCGGCTCAATGCCTTCGTTCCCACCACGCTGAAGATTGTTCGCGGGGTGATTCTGGTGACGGTGCTCGCCCTGGTGCTGGACGCCTGGGCCATCTTCGACCTGGGCGCGTGGCTGGCCTCCGAGGCGGGCGCGGGTACGCTCGCCACCGCGGTGACCGTGGCACTGATCCTGGCGTTTGCCGTGGCGGTGTGGATTGGCGTGGCGAGCTGGATCGAGCAGCGCCTCAACCCGGACGCCCGCGGCACCGAGCCGGGCGCGCGGGAGAAGACGCTGCTGGCGATCTTCCGCAACGCCTTTGCCATCATCCTGATCACCATGACGGCGATGATCGTGCTCTCCGAGATCGGCATCAATATCGGGCCGCTGATCGCCGGCGCCGGTGTGCTCGGCCTGGCGGTCGGGTTCGGTGCCCAGAAGCTGGTGCAGGACGTGATTACCGGCGTGTTCATTCAGCTGGAGAACGCCATCAACACGGGTGACTTCGTCACCGCTGGCGGCATGTCCGGTACCGTGGAGAAGCTCACCATCCGCTCGATGGGGCTGCGTGACCTGGCGGGGACGTACCACATGGTGCCGTTCTCGAGCGTCGATGCCGTGTCCAACTTCATGCGCGACTACGGGTACCACCTGGGTGACTACGAGGTGGCGTACCGCGAGGACACGGATCAGGTGATCGAACACCTGCAGAACGCGTTCGATGAGCTCATGCAGGACGAGGAGCAGAGCAAGGTCATCCTCGGTGACCTGGAGGTGTTCGGGGTGACCGCGTTCAACGACAGCTCCGTCGGCGTACGGGTACGCATCAAGACGGTCCCGGGGATGCAGTGGGCCGTGGGGCGTGCCTACAACCGGCTCGTGAAGCGCCACCTGGATGCTGCGGACATCGAGATCCCGTACCCGCACATGACGCTGTACTTCGGCCAGGAGAAGGATGGTTCGGCGCCCCCGGCGCAGGTGCGGATGCTGGACGGCAGCCGGCGGGAGAAGCCGGTGCAGGATGCCGGCTCCGGTGCCACCGGGAAGCCCGCCGGCGACAGGCAGCCCGGCGCCAAGCCCACGGACGACGGCGAGAACGAATAG
- a CDS encoding DUF3634 family protein yields MSASIDPVAATLAIAALFAVGAGLALWRLRIVFVVDITDDGALLRRGRAAAGFVDGCSDVARRHGITRGRITGVRDGASVRLQFSRDIPARSHQAFRNVWTPPPPSGGPSGGGMRASG; encoded by the coding sequence ATGAGCGCGAGCATCGATCCAGTGGCCGCAACCCTCGCCATCGCCGCCCTGTTCGCCGTGGGCGCCGGCCTCGCGTTGTGGCGCCTGCGCATCGTCTTCGTTGTGGATATCACCGACGACGGCGCGCTCCTGCGCCGCGGGCGCGCTGCAGCCGGCTTTGTGGACGGCTGCAGCGATGTGGCCCGCCGGCACGGCATCACCCGCGGCCGAATCACCGGCGTGCGCGACGGCGCGTCGGTGCGCCTGCAGTTCTCACGGGACATCCCGGCACGCAGCCACCAGGCGTTTCGCAACGTCTGGACGCCTCCGCCACCCTCGGGCGGCCCCTCTGGCGGCGGCATGCGCGCCAGTGGTTGA
- a CDS encoding NADP-dependent malic enzyme yields MSKDFQEQALRYHRDPRPGKLEIAPTKPLANQRDLSLAYSPGVGAACQAILADAEEAARLTARANLVAVVTNGTAVLGFGNIGPLASKPVMEGKAVLFKKFANIDVFDLEVEEGDAEAFISTVARLEPTFGGINLEDIKAPECFVIEEALRERMNIPVFHDDQHGTAIIVAAAVTNALRVTGKAIEDVRLVCSGAGAAALACLDLLVKLGLPREHITVTDIDGVVYAGRDKGMDRWKAAYARETDARTLDDVIDGADLFLGLSAPNVLKPDMVRRMADGPVIMALANPTPEILPEVAREVRSDAIIATGRSDYPNQVNNVICFPYIFRGALDVGASDINDAMKLAAVEAIANLAMDEPSELVTKAYGGTESRFGADYLIPSPFDPRLLVRIAPAVARAAMNSGIAARPINDFEAYRQQLIQFVYKSGLLMKPLFERARQSPRRLAFAEGEDRRVLQAAQELVDEGLAMPVLVGRPSVIESRMGELGLRMRSGQDVTIVDVDNDPRFREYHSAYQAIMGRRGVSPDEAKAAVRTNGTVIASLMVRKGDADCMICGSVGKFRRHLQDVNHVIGVAPGVHSLATITALILPAGTFFICDSHASIEPTAEELVEMTTMAADQVAAFGMTPKIALVSRSNFGTMDTEPAQRMREAVKRLHAERPDLEVDGEMHADAALSQEIRDAAYPDSRLQGAANLFIMPSVDAGHIAYSLLKVLGGGVSVGPILIGADKPAHVVTQSITVRGLVNMSALTVAQTAATAEAE; encoded by the coding sequence ATGAGCAAGGATTTCCAGGAACAGGCGCTGCGCTATCATCGCGATCCTCGCCCAGGCAAGCTGGAAATCGCCCCCACCAAGCCGCTCGCCAACCAGCGCGATCTCTCGCTGGCCTACTCCCCCGGTGTGGGTGCGGCCTGCCAGGCGATTCTTGCCGATGCCGAGGAGGCTGCGCGCCTGACCGCCCGCGCCAACCTGGTTGCCGTGGTCACCAACGGCACCGCGGTGCTCGGTTTCGGCAACATCGGGCCGTTGGCGTCCAAGCCCGTGATGGAAGGCAAGGCGGTGCTTTTCAAGAAGTTCGCCAATATCGACGTCTTCGACCTGGAGGTGGAAGAGGGGGACGCGGAGGCGTTCATCAGCACCGTCGCGCGGCTGGAGCCCACCTTCGGCGGCATCAATCTCGAGGACATCAAGGCGCCCGAGTGTTTCGTCATCGAGGAAGCGCTGCGGGAGCGCATGAACATCCCCGTGTTCCACGATGACCAGCACGGCACCGCGATCATCGTCGCCGCGGCCGTCACCAATGCGCTGCGGGTGACCGGCAAGGCGATCGAGGATGTACGACTGGTGTGTTCCGGCGCCGGGGCCGCGGCGCTTGCCTGCCTGGATCTGCTGGTCAAGCTCGGCCTGCCCCGGGAGCACATCACCGTCACCGACATCGACGGCGTGGTGTACGCCGGGCGCGACAAGGGCATGGACCGCTGGAAGGCGGCCTACGCCCGGGAGACGGATGCGCGCACCCTGGACGACGTCATCGACGGCGCGGACCTCTTTCTGGGCCTGTCGGCGCCGAACGTGCTCAAGCCGGACATGGTGCGGCGCATGGCGGACGGCCCGGTGATCATGGCGCTCGCCAACCCCACGCCGGAGATCCTGCCGGAGGTGGCGCGGGAGGTGCGCTCGGACGCCATTATCGCCACCGGCCGATCGGATTACCCGAACCAGGTGAACAACGTCATCTGCTTCCCCTACATCTTCCGCGGTGCCCTGGATGTGGGTGCCTCGGACATCAACGATGCCATGAAGCTGGCAGCCGTCGAGGCGATTGCGAATCTGGCCATGGACGAGCCCTCGGAGCTGGTGACCAAGGCCTATGGCGGCACGGAGTCCCGTTTCGGTGCCGACTATCTCATTCCCAGCCCCTTCGATCCGCGCCTGCTGGTGCGCATTGCCCCGGCGGTGGCGCGGGCGGCCATGAACAGTGGCATTGCCGCGCGCCCCATCAACGATTTCGAGGCCTACCGCCAGCAGTTGATCCAGTTCGTGTACAAGTCCGGCCTGTTGATGAAGCCGCTGTTCGAGCGGGCGCGCCAGTCGCCACGCCGGCTTGCGTTCGCGGAAGGGGAGGATCGCCGCGTGCTGCAGGCGGCGCAGGAGCTCGTGGACGAGGGGCTGGCGATGCCGGTGCTGGTCGGCCGGCCGTCGGTGATCGAGTCGCGCATGGGCGAGCTCGGCCTGCGCATGCGCAGCGGGCAGGACGTCACCATCGTGGACGTGGACAACGACCCCCGGTTCCGTGAGTACCACAGCGCCTACCAGGCGATCATGGGGCGCCGCGGGGTGTCCCCGGACGAGGCGAAGGCGGCCGTGCGCACCAACGGCACGGTGATCGCGTCGCTGATGGTGCGCAAGGGAGACGCGGATTGCATGATCTGCGGCTCCGTGGGCAAGTTCCGGCGCCATCTGCAGGACGTGAACCACGTCATCGGTGTCGCGCCGGGCGTGCATTCGCTGGCGACGATCACCGCACTGATCCTGCCGGCCGGGACCTTCTTCATCTGCGACTCCCACGCCTCCATCGAGCCCACCGCCGAAGAGCTGGTGGAGATGACCACCATGGCTGCGGACCAGGTGGCCGCCTTTGGCATGACGCCGAAGATCGCCCTGGTGTCACGGTCCAATTTCGGCACCATGGACACGGAGCCGGCGCAGCGCATGCGTGAGGCGGTCAAGCGCCTGCATGCCGAGCGGCCGGACCTGGAAGTGGATGGCGAGATGCACGCCGATGCGGCGCTGTCCCAGGAGATCCGCGACGCCGCCTACCCGGATTCAAGGCTGCAGGGTGCGGCGAACCTGTTCATCATGCCGAGCGTGGACGCCGGGCATATCGCCTACAGTCTGCTCAAGGTGCTGGGCGGTGGCGTCTCCGTCGGGCCGATTCTCATCGGCGCCGACAAACCCGCGCATGTTGTCACCCAGTCCATCACCGTTCGCGGGCTGGTGAACATGAGCGCACTCACCGTGGCACAGACGGCGGCCACGGCCGAGGCGGAGTAG
- a CDS encoding alpha/beta fold hydrolase: MPAVALVPGWGMPASLLAPLGRTLAGSGAMTVPLPGHDGAPMPGAFAVAPVVTALLERLPPSGVWVGWSLGGQLLLEAALRRPPRALVLLATSPRFTAATDWPHGVEPEALGVLRQTCEASPEAARRRFLGLLAGAGDGARAVARTIRAAQQEAGGVESEALTGGLDVLAALDLRERLDQVSCPVLWVMGGADPLMDVAGARWAAARMPGATVAAISGAGHAPFLSHTDACVTAITAFLAQHGCVGTEYHGTM, translated from the coding sequence ATGCCCGCGGTCGCCCTGGTGCCCGGCTGGGGAATGCCGGCGTCGCTGCTGGCCCCGCTGGGGCGAACCCTGGCCGGCTCCGGTGCGATGACGGTGCCGCTGCCCGGGCACGACGGTGCCCCGATGCCGGGCGCATTCGCCGTGGCGCCGGTGGTGACCGCGTTGCTGGAACGGCTGCCCCCCTCTGGCGTCTGGGTGGGCTGGTCCCTGGGTGGGCAGCTTCTCCTGGAGGCCGCGTTGCGGCGGCCTCCGCGTGCGCTGGTGTTGCTGGCCACGTCCCCCCGGTTCACCGCCGCCACCGACTGGCCCCACGGGGTCGAGCCGGAGGCGCTGGGCGTGCTGCGCCAGACGTGTGAGGCGAGTCCGGAGGCGGCCCGGCGGCGTTTTCTCGGCCTGCTTGCAGGCGCGGGTGACGGCGCCAGAGCGGTCGCGCGGACCATCCGGGCGGCTCAGCAGGAGGCGGGCGGTGTGGAGTCCGAGGCCCTGACCGGTGGGTTGGACGTGCTGGCCGCCCTTGACCTGCGTGAGAGGCTGGATCAGGTATCCTGTCCCGTTCTCTGGGTCATGGGCGGGGCCGACCCGCTCATGGACGTTGCTGGCGCCCGCTGGGCGGCCGCGCGCATGCCGGGGGCGACCGTGGCCGCCATCAGCGGCGCGGGACATGCTCCTTTCCTGAGTCACACGGACGCCTGCGTGACCGCCATTACGGCGTTCCTGGCGCAGCATGGGTGTGTCGGGACGGAGTACCATGGAACGATGTAA
- the bioB gene encoding biotin synthase BioB, producing MSEAAGGVRHDWSLEEIQALFDLPFNDLLFKAQTVHRQHHDPNAVQVSTLLSIKTGACPEDCKYCPQSARYTTGLEREPLMDKDAVVDAARTARDAGATRFCMGAAWRSPKGKDLERVAEMISEVKALGMETCATLGMLDEGQSERLKEAGLDYYNHNVDTSPEFYGDIITTRTYQDRLDTLERVRDAGINVCCGGILGMGESDTDRASMLRTLANLPAHPESVPINQLIRVPGTPLADVEELDPLDFVRTIAVARIVMPHSHVRLSAGREEMSDETQALCFLAGANSIFYGEKLLTTGNPDVEHDQRLFRRLGIHAEGAKCATDAVQPDVAASA from the coding sequence ATGTCCGAAGCCGCCGGGGGCGTTCGCCACGACTGGAGCCTCGAAGAGATCCAGGCCCTGTTCGATCTGCCGTTCAACGATCTGCTGTTCAAGGCGCAGACCGTCCATCGCCAGCACCATGACCCCAACGCCGTGCAGGTGAGCACGCTGCTGTCCATCAAGACCGGCGCCTGTCCCGAAGACTGCAAATACTGCCCGCAGAGCGCGCGTTACACCACCGGTCTGGAGCGCGAGCCGCTGATGGACAAGGACGCCGTGGTGGACGCCGCCCGCACCGCGCGGGATGCGGGGGCGACCCGGTTCTGCATGGGTGCGGCCTGGCGCAGCCCGAAGGGCAAGGATCTGGAGCGTGTCGCGGAGATGATCAGCGAGGTCAAGGCGCTGGGCATGGAGACCTGCGCCACCCTGGGCATGCTGGACGAAGGCCAGAGCGAGCGTCTCAAGGAGGCCGGTCTGGACTACTACAACCACAACGTGGATACCTCGCCGGAGTTCTACGGCGACATCATTACCACGCGCACCTACCAGGATCGCCTGGATACCCTGGAGCGGGTCCGTGATGCGGGTATCAACGTCTGCTGTGGCGGCATCCTCGGCATGGGGGAGTCGGACACCGATCGCGCCTCCATGCTGCGCACCCTGGCCAACCTGCCGGCGCATCCGGAGAGTGTGCCCATCAACCAGCTCATCCGGGTCCCCGGAACGCCGCTGGCGGATGTCGAGGAGCTCGATCCGCTGGACTTCGTGCGCACCATCGCCGTGGCCCGCATCGTCATGCCGCACTCTCACGTCCGCCTGTCCGCGGGCCGCGAGGAGATGAGCGACGAGACCCAGGCCCTGTGCTTCCTGGCCGGCGCCAACAGCATCTTCTACGGCGAGAAACTGCTGACCACCGGCAATCCGGACGTGGAGCACGACCAGCGTCTGTTCCGGCGCCTCGGCATCCACGCCGAGGGCGCCAAGTGCGCCACTGACGCCGTGCAGCCCGACGTTGCCGCCAGCGCCTGA
- the bioF gene encoding 8-amino-7-oxononanoate synthase, translated as MWDLDGELSELRAAGLERRSRALEPLDAVTLRTPDGNALLAFCSNDYLGLSHAPEVVAAFRAGVDRSGVGSGAAHLVTGHRPEHEALEAELADWLGCDRALLFSTGYMANLGVIAALLGRGDLVLQDRLNHASLLDAGLLSGARMQRYRHADAAHLADCMQRAARRRLVVTDGVFSMDGDVAPLVDLLETARGNEGVLMVDDAHGLGVLGDQGRGSLAEAGLGQCDVPLLVGTLGKAFGTAGAFVAGPDQWIELVLQKARTAIYTTASPPAVAAATRAALALIRDDDGRRQHLHALIRRFRDGADALGLRLMPSRTAIQPVVVGDAGAAVAASRALERRGLLVTAIRPPTVPRGSARLRITLSAAHGEAQVDRLLDGLAAIRPMLEAE; from the coding sequence ATGTGGGATCTCGACGGTGAGTTGAGCGAACTGCGGGCGGCCGGACTGGAGCGGCGCAGCCGCGCCCTGGAGCCGCTGGACGCGGTGACCCTGCGCACGCCGGACGGCAACGCGTTGCTTGCGTTCTGCAGTAACGACTACCTGGGGTTGTCCCACGCTCCGGAGGTGGTCGCGGCGTTCCGCGCCGGCGTGGACCGGAGTGGCGTTGGCAGCGGTGCGGCGCATCTGGTCACGGGGCACCGCCCCGAGCACGAAGCGCTGGAGGCAGAGCTGGCCGATTGGCTGGGCTGCGACCGGGCGCTGCTGTTCTCCACCGGCTACATGGCCAATCTGGGGGTGATCGCCGCCTTGCTCGGGCGGGGTGACCTGGTGCTCCAGGACCGGCTCAATCACGCCTCGCTGCTGGACGCGGGCCTGCTCTCCGGTGCCCGTATGCAGCGTTACCGGCACGCGGATGCCGCGCACCTGGCCGACTGCATGCAGCGTGCGGCGCGCCGCCGCCTGGTGGTGACCGATGGCGTGTTCAGCATGGACGGCGACGTGGCGCCCCTGGTGGATCTGCTGGAAACGGCCCGCGGCAATGAAGGCGTCCTCATGGTGGACGATGCGCACGGCCTCGGCGTGCTTGGTGATCAGGGGCGTGGATCGCTGGCGGAAGCCGGGCTGGGCCAGTGCGATGTTCCCTTGCTGGTCGGCACCCTGGGCAAGGCGTTCGGTACCGCCGGGGCCTTCGTGGCGGGGCCGGACCAGTGGATCGAGCTGGTGCTGCAGAAGGCGCGCACGGCCATCTACACCACGGCGTCGCCGCCGGCCGTTGCCGCCGCGACCCGGGCCGCCCTGGCGCTGATCCGTGACGACGACGGGCGACGGCAGCACCTGCACGCGCTCATTCGCCGGTTCCGGGATGGTGCGGATGCCCTCGGTCTCCGGCTGATGCCGTCCCGTACCGCGATTCAGCCGGTGGTGGTGGGCGATGCGGGGGCGGCGGTGGCCGCCAGCCGGGCGCTGGAGCGCCGGGGGCTTCTGGTCACGGCGATACGCCCGCCCACCGTGCCCAGGGGGTCGGCGCGCCTGCGGATCACCCTGTCGGCCGCCCATGGCGAGGCGCAGGTGGACCGGCTGCTCGACGGGCTTGCCGCCATTCGCCCGATGCTGGAGGCGGAGTGA
- the bioC gene encoding malonyl-ACP O-methyltransferase BioC has product MSTESGKRDKAAIRRAFDAAAETYDAAAVLQHEVGRRMLDRLDFIRLQPQRILDIGAGTGHATAALRKRYRKANVVAFDLSTAMLAHSRRHGSWLRPVPAVCGDAEALPFADRSVDLIFSSATFQWCADLDRLFEECQRVLRPDGLLMFSTFGPDTLKELRESWSDADGYRHVNRFVDMHDIGDALVSARFADPVMDMEYFNMTYASAGDLMRDLKAIGAQTVTGGRVPGLTGRARLQRMVDAYDRYRDSDGRLPATWEIVYGHAWATDRMPQRRDEQTGAVTVSLDAFRSSLKGGD; this is encoded by the coding sequence ATGAGCACAGAGTCCGGCAAGCGGGACAAGGCGGCGATTCGCCGGGCCTTCGATGCCGCGGCGGAGACGTACGACGCGGCGGCGGTTCTCCAGCACGAGGTGGGGCGGCGCATGCTCGATCGGCTGGATTTCATCCGTCTGCAGCCGCAACGGATCCTGGACATCGGAGCGGGCACCGGCCACGCCACGGCGGCGCTGCGCAAGCGGTACCGCAAGGCGAACGTGGTGGCGTTCGACCTCTCCACCGCGATGCTGGCGCACAGCCGCCGCCATGGCAGCTGGCTGCGGCCCGTTCCCGCGGTCTGTGGTGATGCGGAAGCGCTGCCATTCGCCGACCGCAGCGTGGATCTCATCTTCTCCAGTGCCACGTTTCAGTGGTGTGCCGATCTCGATCGGCTGTTCGAGGAATGCCAGCGCGTCCTGCGCCCCGATGGCCTGCTGATGTTCTCCACCTTCGGGCCCGATACGCTCAAGGAGCTGCGGGAGAGCTGGAGCGATGCCGACGGCTACCGGCACGTGAACCGGTTCGTGGACATGCACGATATCGGCGACGCGCTGGTGTCGGCGCGGTTCGCCGACCCGGTCATGGACATGGAGTACTTCAACATGACCTACGCCAGTGCCGGCGATCTCATGCGCGACCTCAAGGCGATCGGCGCACAGACCGTCACGGGCGGCCGCGTCCCGGGGCTCACCGGCCGCGCCCGCCTGCAGCGGATGGTGGACGCGTACGACCGGTACCGCGACAGCGACGGCCGGCTTCCGGCCACCTGGGAGATCGTCTACGGTCACGCCTGGGCCACGGACCGCATGCCCCAGCGCCGCGACGAGCAGACCGGCGCGGTGACCGTGTCCCTGGACGCCTTCCGCAGCAGCCTCAAGGGAGGGGACTGA